In the genome of Corallococcus soli, the window CACCGTGTGCACCGTCACGCCCCGCCCCCGGGTGATGAACCCCGCGATGGGGTCCCCGGGAACGGGGTTGCAACAGCGCCCGAAGCGCACCAGCACGTCGTCCACGCCGCCAATCTGGACGCCGCTGCGGCTGTTGCGGCCCACCAGCCGCTTGGCCAGGTCCGTCATGCGCGACAGGCCCGGCAGCATGGACGTGTTGCCGTTGCCGTTGCCCGTCCCGTTGCCGGCGTCCGGACGCGGGGGCGGCTCCACCTGCGCCAGCTTGTCCTGCGGCACGATTCGCTGCACCAGCTGCTGCGGCGTCACCTTGCCGTAGCCGATGGCCACCAGCAGGTCGTCCTCGACGCGGAAGCCCAGCTCCTCGGCGACCTTCTTGAGCTCGCCGGACTTCATCTGCTTGTTGAAGTTGAGCTGGAAGCGCTTGAACTCGCGCTCCACCAGCTCGCGGCCCAGCTGGAGGCTCTTGTCGCGCTGCTGCTGCTTGATGAAGCCGCGGATGCGCTGCTGCGCGCGGCTCGTCTTGACGAAGGTGAGCCAGTCCTTGGACGGGTGCGCCTGCGGGCTGGTGAGGACCTCCACCGTGTCGCCGTTCTTCAGCTTGTAGCGCAGGGGGACGATCTTCCCGTTCACCTTGGCGCCCACGCACCGCCCGCCCACGTCCGAGTGGATGGCGTACGCGAAGTCCACCGGCGTCGCCCCGCGCGGCAGGCTGCGCACGTCGCCCTTGGGCGTGAAGACGAACACCTCGTCGGTGAAGAGGTCCACCTTCACCGTCTCCAGGAACTCCTTGGGGTCCTTGAGGTCCTGCTGCCACTCCATGAGCTGGCGCAGCCAGGCGAACTTCTCGTCGTCCTTGGAGATGGGCGCGCGGCCCTCTTTGTAGGCCCAGTGCGCGGCGATGCCCTCTTCGGCGATCTTGTGCATCTCCGCGGTGCGGATCTGCACCTCCACGCGCTCGCTCAACGGGCCAATCACCGTGGTGTGCAGGGACTGGTACATGTTGGGCTTCGGGATGGCGATGAAGTCCTTGAAGCGCCCCGGCACCGGCTTCCACATCTGGTGCACCATGCCCAGCGCCTCGTAGCAGGCGGGCACGGCGGGCGCGATGATGCGGAAAGCGATGATGTCGTGGATCTGATCGAAGTCGATGCCCTGCGACTTGATCTTCTTCCAGATGCTGTAGACGTGCTTGAAGCGGCCGCTGACGTCGCCCTTGAGCCCGCGCTCCTGGAGCTTGGCGCGCATCAGGTCGCAGGTGTCCTCGATGTACGCCTCGCGCTCCTTCTTGCGCTTGTTGAGCTGCTCCTCCAGCGCGAAGAACTCCTGGGGCTTCACGTAGCGGAAGGACAGGTCCTCCAGCTCCGTCTTGATCCAGGAGATGCCCAGCCGGTTGGCCAGGGGCGCGTAGATGTCCAGCGTCTCCTGTCCGATGCGGGCCTGCTTCTCCTCGGACATGTGATCCAGCGTCCGCATGTTGTGCGTGCGGTCCGCCAGCTTCACGAGGATGACGCGGATGTCCTGCGCCATCGCGATGATCATCTTGCGGAAGTTCTCCGCCTGCTTCTCCTCCTGGGAGAGCGTCGCGGACGCGGAGAACTTGGACAGCTTCGTCACGCCGTCCACCAGCTGGGCGACCTCCGGCCCGAACAGCTCCGTCAGCTCCTCCGCCGTGGCGAGCGTGTCCTCGATGGTGTCGTGGAGCAGGCCGGTGACGATGGACGCCTCGTCCAGCTTCAGCTCCGCGAGGATGCCCGCCACCTCCAGGGGATGAATCAGGTAGGGCTCACCGGACTTCCGGAGCTGCCCCTGATGGACCTTGGCCGAGTAGACGTACGCCTTCTTGATGATGTCCAGGTCGGGGTCCGGGTGGTACGACGCAACCCGCTGCAGGATGTCGTTCAGGCGAATCATCGAGGCGGTGACAATCGTAACTGCGTCAAACATCAGGGGCAACGTTCCCCTGGAACATCGTCCTTCCTTCACGGGCGTTGGAGTCGGGAGTGCCGGCGGCCCCGGGCTGCCGGCTTTCATTGACCCGACGTTTCACGCCCCCCTAGATTGGCCCTCCGTCCATGTCTCAGCTCCTGCTGTCCGCGCTCCCGGTGGTCTGCCCGCACTGTGACGGGTACAACCCGCCACGCTCGGCCACCTGTGTGCTCTGCGGCCAGGCGCTGGAAGAGGCCGCCGCCCCCCGCCCGACGCCCGCCCCCGTGGCGGCGCGCCCCGTGACGCCGCCCCCGGGCCGGCCCGTGGCGGTGGCCAGCTTCCCGCGCCCTGGAGAGGTCCCCGCTCCGGCGGTGTCGCCGCTGCACCCCAGCCAGGTGCCCCCCGGGCTCAAGCCCTCGGCGCGCACCCCGCCGCCCACCGCCGCCGCCGGCCTGATGGTGGAGGCCCGCCGCGCGCCGCCGCCCGCCCCCGGCGCACCCGGTGTCCCGGCCCCCCGGGCGGGCTACGGCCCGGCCCTGCCGCCCGCCAACACCCGCCCGCCCCCGCCGGTGCCCGACAGCGCCCTGCCGGGCCGCCCGAGCACGGGCAACACCCTGCCGCCCACGGCCGACGGTGCCCCGCCCGCCCGCTCCAGCCCCCCGACCCTGCCCCCCACCGCCCCGGCGGCGCCGGGCCCGGTGCCCACGGGCTCCAACCCGGCCGCGCGCCCTCCTCCGGTGGCGTCGCGCTTCGGGCTGGCGGTCATCGCCGGGACGACGCGCGGCCAGCGCTACAAGCTGCCGGTGACGGGCTGCGTGGTGGGCCGCCAGCGCGGCGCCATCCTCTTCCCCGACGACGTCTTCGTGTCGCCGCTGCACGCCACCTTCCTGGTGAAGGACGGCGCCCTCTACGTCCGGGATGAGACGAGCGCCTCCGGCGTCTACGTCACCTTCTCCGGCACGGAGCCCCTGGCGCCGCGCGCCCTCTTCAGCGCCGGCCAGCGGCTGTTCCGCTTCACCGGCCGCGTGGAGGCGCCGCCGCCCGTCGCCGGCCGCCCCAACCTGTACGGCTCGCCGGTGCCGCTGGGCCAGGCGCTGTACGGCGTGGAGGAGGTGCACATGGGTGGCCGGGCGGGCCGGGCGGTGGTGACGGCCGCGGCGCTGCTGACCATCGGGCAGGCCCACTGCGACCTGGCGTACCCCCATGACGAGGGGCTCGCGGGCCGGCACTGCGAGCTGAGCCCCACCGCGACGGGCGCGATGCTGCGCGACCTGTCCGGCGGCCTGGGCACCTACGTGCGCATCCCCCCCGCCACGGAGCGGCTCCTGCGCCCGGGAGACCGGGTCCGCCTGGGCCAGCACGTGGTGCAGGTGGAGACGCTCGGCTGAAGCGCACGGGCCGCGGCCCGGCTCAAGGGCGGGCCCCTGGCTTCGGAGAGGGCCGCCCTCCGTCCGGGGTCAGCCCTTCTTGATTCAGGGTGCCGAGGGGCGGGCCACGCCGCCGCTCAACCGCTGGTCGATGTACGCACGCGCCTTGGAGTCCGGCATGTCCCGGAGGTGGCGCTCCCACCAGCCGCGCGCCTCGTCCGTCTGGTCGCGCTGCCAGTACAGCTCGCCCAGCTTGAGGGCCAGCTCCGCCTCCGGGTTGTAGCTGAAGGCTTCCTTGTAGCTCGCCGTCGCGCGGCTCAGCTCGCCCGTGAGCACGTCGCGGTCCCCGTCCTGCGTCAGCTTGCGGGCCCGGTCCACGTTGCGCGAGGCGCTCGGAATCTGCCGCAGGTACTCAGGCGCCTGGTTCGGATCCGTGCCGGCGTTGAGCTGCCGGGGCGCGTTGGCCGGCAGGTACGTGGTGCTCTCCCCGCCGCTGCCCGCGCCAATGCCGAAGTAGTAGACGAAGAAGCCCACCGCCCCCAGCACCAGCAGGGTGGTGAGCACCTTGAAGAAGAGGATGAAACCCTCCCCTCCCGCCGACGCGGACTCGGCGGTGCGGCTGATCCGACTGGCGTCGAGCGCCTGCGTGGCCTCCTCGGACACGGGCTTGCGCGCGTCCGGCAGGGCCCGCACCGTGGCCTCCACCGTCACGTCGTTCCAGCCGGTGTTGTTCCTCCGGGCGTCCTGGTTCTGGGCGGCCTGGGACTTGCGCGGAAGGGGCGCCAGCACGTTGGAGGCCTGCGGACGGCGGGGCGCGGTGTCGCTCGCACCGCCGCGCCTGCGCTCCTTGTCCACCGCGAGCAGCTCCGCCTTGAACGCCGCGGCGTCAGCCGGCCGGTCATCCGGGTCCTTGGACAGGACGCGCAGGATGAGGCGCTCCATGCCCGGGGAGATGCGCGCGTCCGGGCGGCGGCGCGTGGGCGGGGGCGGCTCCTCCGTGAGGTGCTTGGTGGCGAAGCCCACCGCCGAATCGGACTCGAAGGGCAGCAGGCCCGTGGTGAGCTGGTAGAGGATGACGCCCACCGCGTACAGGTCCGAGCGGTAGTCCAGCACCGCGCCGCGCGCCTGCTCCGGCGACATGTATTCGGGCGTGCCGCACACGAAGCCCGCGCGCGTGAGGGCCGGGCCCTCGTCCTGCACGTCGGTGATCTTCGCGATGCCGAAGTCCAGCACCTTCACGAAGTCCGGCTCGTTGCGGCGCTGCTCCACCATGATGTTCTCGGGCTTCAGGTCCCGGTGGATGACGCCCGCGCCGTGCGCGTCCGACAGCGCGTTGAGGATCTGCAGGACGATGCGCACCACGCGCGCCTCGCCCAGCGGCCACTCGCGGCTGAGGATTTGATGCAGGTCCTGCCCGGACACGTACTCCATCGCGATGAAGAGCGCGCCGTCGTCCGCCTGACCGAAGTCCAGCACGCTGATGGAGTTGGGGTGGTTCAGCCGGCTGGCCGCCTTGGCCTCGCGCTGGAAGCGCGCGACGGTGCGCTCGTCCGACAGCAGCGTGTGGCGCAGGACCTTCAGCACCACCACCTTGTCGAGCGCGAGCTGGCGGGCCCGGTACACCTTGCCCATGCCGCCCTCGCCAATGAGGGCCTCGACCCGGTACTTGGAGGCAATCGTCTTGCCGACGTACTCGTCGCCGCCCTCCGCCGCGCGCAACAACGTAGCGCCGCAGGCGGGACAGTAGCGGGAAGAGTCTTCGGCGTCGGCGCCGCAGGAAGGGCAGTACACGTCAGCGTCCAGTGGGTGGGGCCGGGACTTCACCATGCCCCTCGGGTGTGGAGCAAGCCATGCGCACCGGGCCCCCCAACGCCGCTCCAGCCTGCTAGAAGGGGGCCTCTCATGGACGCCGTGGACTATTGCCCCCGCTGTGACACCGAGAATTCCAGGGATGCCACCGTATGCCGTGCTTGCGGCTCGGCGCTGCGCTCCGGAACGATGGTGATGGCCGTGGCGCACGTCTCCTCGCGCCCGCAGGTGTCCATCCGCGTCGTGCGGGCGGACGGCGGCCCCGAGTCCCTCGTGCGCATGCAGCGCGACACCCTCACCTGCGGCCAGCAGGCGGACATCGCGCTCAACGACGACCCCTTCATCATGCCCGTGCAGGCCCGCTTCTTCTTCTCCGGCGCGCGGCTCGCCGTGGAGGACGTGGGCGGCGCCAACGGCGTCTTCGTGCGCCTGCGACAGGAGCGCGAGCTGCCCGCCGGCGGAGAGCTGCGCCTGGGCCGCCAGCGCCTGGTGCTGGAGCCCATCCCCACCGCGGCGCTCGGGCCCGGCGGCACGCAGGTGTGGGGCTCACCGGATCCCGGCTACCGGCTGCGGCTCATCCAGCTGCTGGAGGGCGGCCTGCGCGGCGCGGCCTTCCCGCTCAAGGACGGCGACAACCTGCTGGGTCGCGAACAGGGCGACATCGCCTTCCCCACGGACGGCTTCGTGTCCGGGCGGCACGCGCTCCTGCAGGTGAGGGGGGACCGGCTGATGGTGCGCGACGTGGGCTCGTCCAACGGCACGTTCATCCGGCTCGCCGGACCGACGTTCGTGGACAACGGCGACCACTTCCTCATCGGCCGTCAGCTGCTGCGCGTGGAGATCCAGCCCGTCGTCGCCTGAGCGGACGTCCCGCGTGGCCCCGTGACTTGAAGGCAAGGCCGCACGGCGCTTCCAGGCCCGTGCGGCCAGCACACTTCACGCTCCGGCGTCAGCCGTAGGACTTCTCCTTCTTCTCCTGCTCTTCCTTGCAGCGGATGCAGAGCGTCGTCACCGGACGCGCATCCAGACGCTTGGGGGAGATGTCCTCCTCGCAGCGCTCGCAGACGCCGAAGGTGCCGTCTTCCACGCGCTTGAGCGCGCCGTCGATCTTCTGCAGCAGGAACTTCTCGCGGTCCCTCAGACGGAAGACCATGGACTGGGTGTACTCGGAGGCGGCCTGGTCGATTTCGTCCGGCAGGTCGTCCGTGTCGAACGAAGACTCCTCCACCAGGGTCTTCTTCGCGCTCTCGAGCAGGCTCGCTTTGCTGTCCTCGAGCATCTTCTTGTAACGCTTGAGATCTTTCTGGTTCACAGCCTGCGCTC includes:
- a CDS encoding RelA/SpoT family protein; amino-acid sequence: MIRLNDILQRVASYHPDPDLDIIKKAYVYSAKVHQGQLRKSGEPYLIHPLEVAGILAELKLDEASIVTGLLHDTIEDTLATAEELTELFGPEVAQLVDGVTKLSKFSASATLSQEEKQAENFRKMIIAMAQDIRVILVKLADRTHNMRTLDHMSEEKQARIGQETLDIYAPLANRLGISWIKTELEDLSFRYVKPQEFFALEEQLNKRKKEREAYIEDTCDLMRAKLQERGLKGDVSGRFKHVYSIWKKIKSQGIDFDQIHDIIAFRIIAPAVPACYEALGMVHQMWKPVPGRFKDFIAIPKPNMYQSLHTTVIGPLSERVEVQIRTAEMHKIAEEGIAAHWAYKEGRAPISKDDEKFAWLRQLMEWQQDLKDPKEFLETVKVDLFTDEVFVFTPKGDVRSLPRGATPVDFAYAIHSDVGGRCVGAKVNGKIVPLRYKLKNGDTVEVLTSPQAHPSKDWLTFVKTSRAQQRIRGFIKQQQRDKSLQLGRELVEREFKRFQLNFNKQMKSGELKKVAEELGFRVEDDLLVAIGYGKVTPQQLVQRIVPQDKLAQVEPPPRPDAGNGTGNGNGNTSMLPGLSRMTDLAKRLVGRNSRSGVQIGGVDDVLVRFGRCCNPVPGDPIAGFITRGRGVTVHTVGCEKALATDPERRVDVSWDVKGDFKRPVTLRVLTADRPGLLADITHTFSKKSVNISQANCRATGDDRAVNTFEVTISDLKQLTDLMRSIERLTGVYSVERI
- a CDS encoding FHA domain-containing protein, whose protein sequence is MSQLLLSALPVVCPHCDGYNPPRSATCVLCGQALEEAAAPRPTPAPVAARPVTPPPGRPVAVASFPRPGEVPAPAVSPLHPSQVPPGLKPSARTPPPTAAAGLMVEARRAPPPAPGAPGVPAPRAGYGPALPPANTRPPPPVPDSALPGRPSTGNTLPPTADGAPPARSSPPTLPPTAPAAPGPVPTGSNPAARPPPVASRFGLAVIAGTTRGQRYKLPVTGCVVGRQRGAILFPDDVFVSPLHATFLVKDGALYVRDETSASGVYVTFSGTEPLAPRALFSAGQRLFRFTGRVEAPPPVAGRPNLYGSPVPLGQALYGVEEVHMGGRAGRAVVTAAALLTIGQAHCDLAYPHDEGLAGRHCELSPTATGAMLRDLSGGLGTYVRIPPATERLLRPGDRVRLGQHVVQVETLG
- a CDS encoding serine/threonine-protein kinase; translation: MYCPSCGADAEDSSRYCPACGATLLRAAEGGDEYVGKTIASKYRVEALIGEGGMGKVYRARQLALDKVVVLKVLRHTLLSDERTVARFQREAKAASRLNHPNSISVLDFGQADDGALFIAMEYVSGQDLHQILSREWPLGEARVVRIVLQILNALSDAHGAGVIHRDLKPENIMVEQRRNEPDFVKVLDFGIAKITDVQDEGPALTRAGFVCGTPEYMSPEQARGAVLDYRSDLYAVGVILYQLTTGLLPFESDSAVGFATKHLTEEPPPPTRRRPDARISPGMERLILRVLSKDPDDRPADAAAFKAELLAVDKERRRGGASDTAPRRPQASNVLAPLPRKSQAAQNQDARRNNTGWNDVTVEATVRALPDARKPVSEEATQALDASRISRTAESASAGGEGFILFFKVLTTLLVLGAVGFFVYYFGIGAGSGGESTTYLPANAPRQLNAGTDPNQAPEYLRQIPSASRNVDRARKLTQDGDRDVLTGELSRATASYKEAFSYNPEAELALKLGELYWQRDQTDEARGWWERHLRDMPDSKARAYIDQRLSGGVARPSAP
- a CDS encoding FHA domain-containing protein, with protein sequence MDAVDYCPRCDTENSRDATVCRACGSALRSGTMVMAVAHVSSRPQVSIRVVRADGGPESLVRMQRDTLTCGQQADIALNDDPFIMPVQARFFFSGARLAVEDVGGANGVFVRLRQERELPAGGELRLGRQRLVLEPIPTAALGPGGTQVWGSPDPGYRLRLIQLLEGGLRGAAFPLKDGDNLLGREQGDIAFPTDGFVSGRHALLQVRGDRLMVRDVGSSNGTFIRLAGPTFVDNGDHFLIGRQLLRVEIQPVVA
- a CDS encoding TraR/DksA family transcriptional regulator — its product is MNQKDLKRYKKMLEDSKASLLESAKKTLVEESSFDTDDLPDEIDQAASEYTQSMVFRLRDREKFLLQKIDGALKRVEDGTFGVCERCEEDISPKRLDARPVTTLCIRCKEEQEKKEKSYG